The following are from one region of the Vibrio hyugaensis genome:
- a CDS encoding ABC transporter ATP-binding protein translates to MLKLSDLCKGYVDGGEFHPVLQGAELTLQQGEQVALMGESGSGKSTLLNLIAGLDTADSGEIQYPSFAMHSAPEHLRTLYRRNNIGNIFQQFNLLPTLNIADNIRFCRQLKGLPEDKGLWRQILSALDLMPLLGRYPEEVSGGQQQRAAIARALYMEPKILLADEPTGSLDERNAEAVMRLLTSLARQLECTLLLVTHSEKVAEHMEGRIRLQGGQLHVMARS, encoded by the coding sequence ATGTTAAAACTGTCAGACCTATGTAAAGGCTATGTAGACGGGGGAGAGTTTCATCCTGTACTACAAGGGGCAGAATTAACATTACAACAAGGTGAACAAGTCGCATTAATGGGTGAAAGTGGATCGGGGAAAAGTACGCTCCTTAACCTTATCGCAGGTCTTGATACTGCCGATTCGGGCGAGATCCAATACCCAAGCTTTGCAATGCATAGCGCACCTGAACACCTTAGAACACTCTACCGCCGCAACAACATTGGTAATATCTTCCAGCAGTTCAACCTGCTTCCCACCTTGAATATCGCTGACAACATCCGCTTCTGCCGCCAATTAAAAGGCTTACCAGAAGACAAAGGCTTGTGGCGCCAAATTCTTTCTGCTCTCGATCTTATGCCGCTTTTAGGTCGTTACCCTGAAGAAGTGTCTGGTGGTCAGCAGCAACGTGCTGCAATTGCCCGTGCTCTGTATATGGAACCAAAGATCCTGCTCGCCGATGAGCCGACTGGTAGCTTAGATGAACGAAATGCTGAAGCGGTAATGCGCTTATTGACCAGTTTAGCTCGTCAGCTTGAATGTACTCTGTTGTTGGTTACGCACAGTGAAAAGGTTGCTGAGCACATGGAAGGCCGTATCCGTCTTCAAGGAGGGCAACTGCATGTTATGGCCCGTAGTTAA